Proteins co-encoded in one Arachis hypogaea cultivar Tifrunner chromosome 13, arahy.Tifrunner.gnm2.J5K5, whole genome shotgun sequence genomic window:
- the LOC112737612 gene encoding external alternative NAD(P)H-ubiquinone oxidoreductase B1, mitochondrial, producing the protein MKMGSFFMRASNALKGYPSSSKLLLLCTLSISGGGVVAYSESRSESEHPIIDAHVAPKKKVVVLGTGWAGTSFLKDLDASRYDVQVVSPRNYFAFTPLLPSVTCGTVEARSIVEPVRTLIKKNKGEIKYWEAECVKIDAANRKVFCKDNINNLVGRGEFSLDYDFLVLAVGSQVNTFNTPGVKENCHFLKDIEDAKRIRLSITDCFEKAVLPSLSEEERRSNLHFVVVGGGPTGVEFAAELHDYVQEDLTNLYPAVKDSVKITLIQSGDHILNTFDKRISTFAEQKFSRDGIEVQTGCRVISVSDKEITMKVKSTGEICSVPHGLIVWSTGISTIPVIRDFMEQVGQGKRRVLAIDEWLRVKGCEDVYAVGDCCTIDQRKIMDDISAIFAAADKNNSGTLTLEEFQDVMDDILLRYPQVELFMKKKHLLDFTSLWLDSQGNERKEIDIEGFKQALSHADSQMKSLPATAQVAAQQGTYLARCFNRMDQCEENPEGPRRFRGTGRHKFLPFRYKHFGQFAPLGGEQAAAELPGDWVSMGHSTQWLWYSVYASKQVSWRTRVLVISDWTRRFIFGRDSSRV; encoded by the exons ATGAAGATGGGTTCCTTCTTCATGAGGGCCTCCAATGCTCTCAAAGGCTACCCTTCATCCTCCaagcttcttcttctctgcactCTCAGCATCAG TGGTGGAGGTGTAGTGGCATACTCAGAATCACGATCAGAAAGCGAACATCCTATTATTGATGCTCATGTAGCCCCAAAAAAGAAAGTAGTGGTTCTTGGAACAGGATGGGCTGGTACCAGTTTCCTTAAGGATCTGGATGCCTCACGATACGATGTTCAGGTTGTTTCGCCTCGGAACTACTTTGCATTCACTCCCTTGTTACCCAGTGTCACTTGTGGAACAGTTGAAGCTCGAAGCATCGTAGAGCCAGTTCGGACCTTAATAAAAAAG AATAAAGGTGAAATAAAATATTGGGAGGCAGAGTGTGTCAAGATTGATGCTGCAAACAGAAAGGTCTTTTGTAAAGACAATATCAACAACTTAGTGGGAAGGGGCGAATTTTCGTTGGACTACGACTTCTTGGTTTTAGCAGTAGGATCACAAGTAAATACTTTTAACACCCCTGGAGTGAAAGAGAACTGCCACTTTCTGAAG gatatCGAGGATGCTAAGAGGATCAGGCTGTCTATCACAGATTGCTTTGAGAAGGCTGTTCTTCCTAGTCTATCTGAAGAAGAGCGAAGGTCGAATCTTCATTTTGTAGTTGTTGGTGGGGGTCCAACTGGAGTAGAATTTGCTGCAGAGCTCCATGATTATGTCCAAGAAGATTTGACGAACTTATATCCAGCCGTTAAGGATTCGGTGAAGATAACATTGATTCAATCAGGAGATCACATCCTGAATAC GTTTGATAAAAGAATAAGTACATTTGCTGAGCAGAAATTTTCAAGAGACGGTATAGAGGTTCAAACAGGATGTCGTGTCATCAGTGTTAGCGACAAGGAAATTACAATGAAGGTGAAATCAACAGGAGAGATATGCTCTGTGCCGCATGGATTGATTGTCTGGTCCACTGGCATTTCAACTATTCCTGTTATAAGGGACTTTATGGAACAAGTTGGTCAG GGTAAAAGACGTGTACTAGCAATCGACGAATGGTTGCGAGTAAAAGGATGTGAAGATGTGTATGCTGTTGGTGATTGTTGTACAATAGATCAACGAAAGATCATG GATGATATCTCAGCCATATTTGCGGCTGCAGACAAAAATAACTCCGGTACCTTAACCCTGGAAGAATTCCAAGATGTGATGGATGACATCTTATTAAGATATCCACAAGTTGAACTTTTTATGAAGAAAAAGCATCTTCTTGATTTCACCTCTCTGTGGTTAGATTCACAAGGgaatgaaagaaaagagatagaCATAGAAGGGTTTAAGCAGGCTCTTTCTCATGCGGATTCACAGATGAAGAGTCTTCCAGCTACTGCACAG GTTGCTGCCCAACAAGGTACCTATCTAGCTAGATGCTTTAACCGCATGGATCAATGTGAAGAGAATCCTGAAGGTCCACGGCGATTTAGAGGAACCGGACGTCATAAGTTCCTTCCCTTCCG GTATAAGCATTTTGGGCAATTCGCACCGTTGGGTGGCGAGCAAGCGGCCGCAGAACTTCCCGGGGACTGGGTTTCCATGGGTCACAGCACTCAATGGCTCTGGTATTCTGTATATGCAAG CAAGCAAGTGAGCTGGCGCACAAGAGTATTGGTCATATCTGATTGGACTAGAAGATTCATTTTTGGAAGAGACTCAAGTCGTGTTTAA